The Bdellovibrionales bacterium CG10_big_fil_rev_8_21_14_0_10_45_34 genome includes a window with the following:
- a CDS encoding HNH endonuclease, which yields MRKKGSAMNPKDLKDQELLSKTKSLVQKERELLTEVLQHMREIDRRKLYSDLGYRSLFDYAVKELGYSEGQAARRIQALR from the coding sequence ATGCGAAAGAAAGGAAGTGCAATGAATCCAAAAGATCTGAAAGACCAAGAACTCTTAAGTAAAACGAAGTCACTAGTGCAAAAAGAGCGAGAACTCCTTACCGAGGTTCTTCAACATATGCGCGAGATAGATCGGCGAAAACTCTACAGTGATCTCGGGTACCGCAGCCTTTTTGACTATGCCGTCAAAGAGCTCGGCTATTCTGAAGGACAAGCAGCAAGACGCATTCAAGCACTGCGG